From Coffea arabica cultivar ET-39 chromosome 10e, Coffea Arabica ET-39 HiFi, whole genome shotgun sequence, one genomic window encodes:
- the LOC113712309 gene encoding probable E3 ubiquitin-protein ligase RHG1A isoform X2, which yields MQGQRSAVGSLPEVLGIDHGSTSSDTSLDQQVHWNSIRNSSQNRIPDYLMSPTDTSVGFLNTVNQPGQNLSGWDFGESSSRGEQGEVSETDRKNEHGWSSPINVCAGAALGAEGQQYGPSNILSLNNVGVNMHSNEGASGTFFMQNSGSESIRQDLNMNSDIIVDEDDDCQVLECQNAFKASESVNERMLSASNSSNPFGMSSGTGGFLVEEADGRPGCSLDGRRFSCKRKTLEGNAGQSSGSGSSNLVQHAESNLFHSVPARHNASSSTGIAAPSENNSTVNLPGQVIPRLGLSVGRASSDSHPPLTASGTAESSRRNFRLRINASHQQDSSRNNIVSTETDVGNPNSSSAQHSFRLLPRNNSLDLRPASMTDSGSSQGQSVVVHVSSVRRNPHSRWNGASSSRTGSSSSFAISGDIDAVPYEESSSSSVARHISEHPMFVPPTEIRNSSQNPPNWSLAGGSVGGNPGNVASTSRTGSSAVVHSSTPTWTPPRNPSQYPRRLSEFVRRSSSSSADSDSGGHSSNYPSLRTGPSSSQDMPLSSGSGSQGRHAASSRSAILLERHLDTAFGSYSLRNLAAASEGRNRLMSEIRNVLDLMRRGGEGLRFEDVMVLDQSVFFGMADFHDRHRDMRLDVDNMSYEELLALEERIGNVSTGLSEETILKQLKQRKYVSNKTVEVETEPCCVCQEEYSDGEDLGSLDCGHDFHAECIKQWLTHKNLCPICKTTGLAK from the exons ATGCAAGGGCAAAGGAGTGCTGTTGGTTCCTTACCTGAAGTTTTAGGCATTGATCATGGATCAACATCAAGCGATACTAGCTTAGACCAGCAGGTGCACTGGAATAGCATAAGGAATTCGTCACAAAACAGGATACCTGATTATTTGATGTCGCCGACAGACACAAGTGTTGGATTTCTAAATACAGTGAACCAACCAGGGCAGAATTTAAGTGGATGGGATTTCGGTGAAAGTAGTTCTAGAGGGGAACAAGGCGAGGTTAGTGAAACTGATCGGAAAAATGAACATGGGTGGTCATCTCCAATAAATGTTTGTGCTGGTGCAGCTCTTGGCGCAGAAGGACAGCAATATGGGCCCTCTAATATTCTTTCATTAAATAATGTTGGTGTAAATATGCACAGCAATGAAGGTGCAAGTGGGACTTTCTTTATGCAAAATTCAGGCTCTGAATCCATTCGGCAGGATCTGAATATGAACTCAGATATTATTGTAGATGAGGATGATGATTGCCAAGTTTTGGAATGTCAAAATGCGTTCAAAGCTAGTGAATCAGTGAATGAGCGGATGCTATCTGCTAGTAATTCTTCCAATCCTTTTGGGATGTCTTCTGGAACTGGTGGATTTTTGGTGGAGGAAGCTGATGGCAGGCCTGGCTGTTCATTGGATGGTCGAAGGTTTTCGTGTAAAAGAAAAACACTGGAAGGAAATGCTGGACAATCTTCTGGGAGTGGAAGTTCAAACTTGGTTCAACATGCTGAGAGCAATCTATTTCATTCAGTACCAGCTAGGCATAATGCATCCAGCAGCACAGGTATAGCTGCCCCTTCAGAAAACAACTCAACGGTCAATCTACCAGGGCAGGTAATCCCGAGACTCGGATTAAGTGTTGGACGAGCATCTTCTGATAGTCATCCTCCATTAACTGCTTCAGGAACTGCAGAGAGTTCCCGCAGAAATTTTCGCTTGAGGATAAATGCCTCACATCAACAAGATTCTTCACGCAATAATATAGTCTCCACTGAGACTGATGTTGGAAATCCTAATAGTTCATCTGCTCAGCATTCATTTAGGTTGCTCCCCCGTAATAATTCTTTGGATCTTAGACCTGCATCTATGACCGACAGTGGAAGTTCTCAAGGTCAGTCAGTTGTAGTGCATGTGTCATCTGTGCGCCGAAACCCGCATTCCAGGTGGAATGGAGCATCTAGCTCAAGAACTGGAAGCTCATCTAGTTTTGCCATTTCTGGAGATATAGATGCTGTACCATATGAGGAGTCTAGTTCATCCAGTGTGGCAAGGCACATTTCAGAACATCCCATGTTTGTACCACCAACGGAGATAAgaaattcatcacaaaaccctcctAATTGGAGTTTAGCTGGCGGAAGTGTCGGTGGTAATCCTGGAAACGTTGCATCAACTTCCCGCACTGGCTCTAGTGCAGTTGTCCACTCATCTACCCCTACTTGGACACCCCCTCGGAATCCTTCTCAGTATCCAAGGAGACTATCAGAATTTGTTCGCAGATCTTCCTCATCTTCAGCTGATAGCGATTCTGGAGGTCACAGCAGCAATTATCCTTCACTGCGGACAGGTCCCTCGTCCTCCCAAGACATGCCACTTTCATCTGGATCTGGTAGTCAGGGACGCCATGCAGCAAGTTCAAGGTCAGCAATTTTGTTGGAGAGACACCTTGATACTGCTTTTGGATCTTATTCATTAAGAAATTTGGCTGCTGCTAGTGAAGGAAGAAACAGGCTAATGTCTGAG ATACGCAATGTCTTGGATCTCATGCGCAGGGGAGGAGAGGGCTTGCGATTTGAG GATGTCATGGTTCTTGACCAATCAGTCTTTTTCGGGATGGCTGATTTTCATGATCGCCATAGGGATATGCGGCTTGATGTTGATAACATGTCATATGAG GAATTATTGGCATTAGAAGAGCGTATTGGAAATGTGAGCACTGGTTTGAGTGAAGAAACCATTTTGAAGCAGTTGAAACAACGGAAGTATGTAAGCAATAAAACAGTTGAGGTTGAAACAGAGCCGTGCTGTGTATGTCAG GAAGAATATAGTGATGGTGAAGATCTTGGTTCTCTGGACTGCGGGCATGATTTTCATGCCGAGTGTATTAAACAATGGCTTACACACAAGAATTTATGTCCCATTTGTAAAACAACGGGACTGGCTAAATGA
- the LOC113712309 gene encoding probable E3 ubiquitin-protein ligase RHG1A isoform X1 — MQGQRSAVGSLPEVLGIDHGSTSSDTSLDQQVHWNSIRNSSQNRIPDYLMSPTDTSVGFLNTVNQPGQNLSGWDFGESSSRGEQGEVSETDRKNEHGWSSPINVCAGAALGAEGQQYGPSNILSLNNVGVNMHSNEGASGTFFMQNSGSESIRQDLNMNSDIIVDEDDDCQVLECQNAFKASESVNERMLSASNSSNPFGMSSGTGGFLVEEADGRPGCSLDGRRFSCKRKTLEGNAGQSSGSGSSNLVQHAESNLFHSVPARHNASSSTGIAAPSENNSTVNLPGQVIPRLGLSVGRASSDSHPPLTASGTAESSRRNFRLRINASHQQDSSRNNIVSTETDVGNPNSSSAQHSFRLLPRNNSLDLRPASMTDSGSSQGQSVVVHVSSVRRNPHSRWNGASSSRTGSSSSFAISGDIDAVPYEESSSSSVARHISEHPMFVPPTEIRNSSQNPPNWSLAGGSVGGNPGNVASTSRTGSSAVVHSSTPTWTPPRNPSQYPRRLSEFVRRSSSSSADSDSGGHSSNYPSLRTGPSSSQDMPLSSGSGSQGRHAASSRSAILLERHLDTAFGSYSLRNLAAASEGRNRLMSEQIRNVLDLMRRGGEGLRFEDVMVLDQSVFFGMADFHDRHRDMRLDVDNMSYEELLALEERIGNVSTGLSEETILKQLKQRKYVSNKTVEVETEPCCVCQEEYSDGEDLGSLDCGHDFHAECIKQWLTHKNLCPICKTTGLAK; from the exons ATGCAAGGGCAAAGGAGTGCTGTTGGTTCCTTACCTGAAGTTTTAGGCATTGATCATGGATCAACATCAAGCGATACTAGCTTAGACCAGCAGGTGCACTGGAATAGCATAAGGAATTCGTCACAAAACAGGATACCTGATTATTTGATGTCGCCGACAGACACAAGTGTTGGATTTCTAAATACAGTGAACCAACCAGGGCAGAATTTAAGTGGATGGGATTTCGGTGAAAGTAGTTCTAGAGGGGAACAAGGCGAGGTTAGTGAAACTGATCGGAAAAATGAACATGGGTGGTCATCTCCAATAAATGTTTGTGCTGGTGCAGCTCTTGGCGCAGAAGGACAGCAATATGGGCCCTCTAATATTCTTTCATTAAATAATGTTGGTGTAAATATGCACAGCAATGAAGGTGCAAGTGGGACTTTCTTTATGCAAAATTCAGGCTCTGAATCCATTCGGCAGGATCTGAATATGAACTCAGATATTATTGTAGATGAGGATGATGATTGCCAAGTTTTGGAATGTCAAAATGCGTTCAAAGCTAGTGAATCAGTGAATGAGCGGATGCTATCTGCTAGTAATTCTTCCAATCCTTTTGGGATGTCTTCTGGAACTGGTGGATTTTTGGTGGAGGAAGCTGATGGCAGGCCTGGCTGTTCATTGGATGGTCGAAGGTTTTCGTGTAAAAGAAAAACACTGGAAGGAAATGCTGGACAATCTTCTGGGAGTGGAAGTTCAAACTTGGTTCAACATGCTGAGAGCAATCTATTTCATTCAGTACCAGCTAGGCATAATGCATCCAGCAGCACAGGTATAGCTGCCCCTTCAGAAAACAACTCAACGGTCAATCTACCAGGGCAGGTAATCCCGAGACTCGGATTAAGTGTTGGACGAGCATCTTCTGATAGTCATCCTCCATTAACTGCTTCAGGAACTGCAGAGAGTTCCCGCAGAAATTTTCGCTTGAGGATAAATGCCTCACATCAACAAGATTCTTCACGCAATAATATAGTCTCCACTGAGACTGATGTTGGAAATCCTAATAGTTCATCTGCTCAGCATTCATTTAGGTTGCTCCCCCGTAATAATTCTTTGGATCTTAGACCTGCATCTATGACCGACAGTGGAAGTTCTCAAGGTCAGTCAGTTGTAGTGCATGTGTCATCTGTGCGCCGAAACCCGCATTCCAGGTGGAATGGAGCATCTAGCTCAAGAACTGGAAGCTCATCTAGTTTTGCCATTTCTGGAGATATAGATGCTGTACCATATGAGGAGTCTAGTTCATCCAGTGTGGCAAGGCACATTTCAGAACATCCCATGTTTGTACCACCAACGGAGATAAgaaattcatcacaaaaccctcctAATTGGAGTTTAGCTGGCGGAAGTGTCGGTGGTAATCCTGGAAACGTTGCATCAACTTCCCGCACTGGCTCTAGTGCAGTTGTCCACTCATCTACCCCTACTTGGACACCCCCTCGGAATCCTTCTCAGTATCCAAGGAGACTATCAGAATTTGTTCGCAGATCTTCCTCATCTTCAGCTGATAGCGATTCTGGAGGTCACAGCAGCAATTATCCTTCACTGCGGACAGGTCCCTCGTCCTCCCAAGACATGCCACTTTCATCTGGATCTGGTAGTCAGGGACGCCATGCAGCAAGTTCAAGGTCAGCAATTTTGTTGGAGAGACACCTTGATACTGCTTTTGGATCTTATTCATTAAGAAATTTGGCTGCTGCTAGTGAAGGAAGAAACAGGCTAATGTCTGAG CAGATACGCAATGTCTTGGATCTCATGCGCAGGGGAGGAGAGGGCTTGCGATTTGAG GATGTCATGGTTCTTGACCAATCAGTCTTTTTCGGGATGGCTGATTTTCATGATCGCCATAGGGATATGCGGCTTGATGTTGATAACATGTCATATGAG GAATTATTGGCATTAGAAGAGCGTATTGGAAATGTGAGCACTGGTTTGAGTGAAGAAACCATTTTGAAGCAGTTGAAACAACGGAAGTATGTAAGCAATAAAACAGTTGAGGTTGAAACAGAGCCGTGCTGTGTATGTCAG GAAGAATATAGTGATGGTGAAGATCTTGGTTCTCTGGACTGCGGGCATGATTTTCATGCCGAGTGTATTAAACAATGGCTTACACACAAGAATTTATGTCCCATTTGTAAAACAACGGGACTGGCTAAATGA